The Candidatus Hydrogenedentota bacterium genome includes the window GGTGAGCCAGTCCCGAAAGAAGCTCCACAATCTGCGTCTGGGAAGGGATGGTGAACGTGCTGTTGGGCAATACCTGGACATGCTGCGCGAAAAGGGCTACCGCGTCTTCCATGACGTGATTGGGGAAGGGTTCAATGTTGACCATGTGATTGTGAGCCCTCATGGCGTATTCACGGTGGAGACCAAGACCTTCAGCAAACCCGTGGGAAAGGCGGCAACAGTAAGCCTTCGGGATGGGGAAGTGCTGATTGACGGGCTTACGATGGACCGAAATCCGGTGGAACAGGCGAAGGCACAGGCAAGATGGGTTAATCAGGTGCTGAGAGAAACCACCGGGAAGTCGTTCTCCGTTCGGCCTGTCATTGTGTTCCCGGGATGGTTCGTTGACCAAATGCCCAAGGGTGGATCATGTGATGTCTGGGTTCTGAACCCCAAAGCGCTTCCGACGTTCATTGAAAACGAACCCGTTGTGCTTGAGCAGCAGGACGTGATGTTGGCGACCTATCATCTCTGCCGTCACGTTCGGACAACGAACTGACTCCGAAACGTGATCGGGGATAGCGCGCAATCAGGAGAGTGAGTCAAGTTCCCTTTGGTCGCCTCCGGCTATGCACATTCTTCCCCTTCGGGGAAGTAGCACCCATCCCAAGAACGCGGCTACCGTAGGTCCTGAAACATCCCTATTTCCCCGCCTTCGGCAGCTCGAAGCAGGCGGCCTCCTGGGCGTTTCGGACGTAGAGTTTTCCTCCCGAGAGGAGGGGGTGGTTCCAGGTTTTGCCGGTGACGGCGTGGAAGCGGGCGATTTCGGCGGGTTCCTCCGGGGTGGCGGGGAGGAGGATGACGTCGCCGGACTCGGCGAGGACGAGGAGCATGTCCATGTCGGCGACGAGGAGGAGCTGGCCGTTGTAGCGCTCGCCCGCCCAGCGGCGCTTGCCGGTGGCGGGGTCCATGCAGGCGAGGCGGTCGCCGTCGAAGCCGTAGTAGAGGCCCTTGTGCAGGGCGCCGTCGTTGAAGTAGGGCCGGAACTGCTTGGACGACCAGGCCTCCTCGACCTTCCACGCGCCGTCGCTCAGGGAGATGGTGAGCCGCCGCGTGCCGGAGCTGCCGGTGCCGCCGAAGAAGACGCCGTTGCCGTCCACGACCACGGGCTGGGTGCAGCGCGGGTTGGTCTTGATGCCCCAGGCGTGGTCCCACAGGGGCGCGCCGGTTTCGGGGGTGAAGGTCTGGATGCCGTAGTCGCTGACCATGAGGATCTGCGTCACCCCGGCGACGACGGCCGCATGGGGCGAGGCGTAGCCGTCGGCGCGGTGGCCGGCCTGCCACACAATGTCCCCCGTGGCCCGGTTGTAGGCGTTGAGGTGCTTCCCCTCGGAGCCGCCGGAGAAGAACAGGACCAGGTCGCGGGACACGAGCGGCGACGCCGACATCCCGAAGGAGGGCTGGCCGGTGCCGGCGTCCTGGCGCAGGTCGCGCTGCCAGACCACGCCGCCCGTGGCGGCGTCGAGGCAGAGCACGGCGCCCGTGCAGCCGAGGGTGTGGATGCGGCCGTCGGCATAGGCGGGCGTGGCGCGCGGTCCGACGCCCATGCCGTCCTCGAACAGCGCCTCCACGCCGTGCTGCCACACGACGGCGCCGGTCTTCGCGTCGTAGCAGGTGACGCACTCGTGGGGGCCGCGCTGCTCCTGCGTGAACAGGTACCCGCCGACCTGGATGAAGGAGGACCACGCCGCGCCCACGGGCACGCGCCACAGCTCTTTCGGCGGCGAGGCGGCCCAGTCGGTGGAGAAGCTTTCCCCGGCCACGACAGCGTCGCGCGCGGGGCCGCGGAAGGCGGGCCAGTCGCCCGGCCCCGCCACGGGCGGCACCCCGGCGCGGCCCTGTTCCGTCACGAGGGCCAGCGCCCCCGCCTGCTCCGCCGTGGTGGCGTTCCAGCGCCACGAGGCCACGGGGGACAGCCCCGCGCTGATGCTGTCCACGCGCCGGGCGCAGAACCCGGCCGCGCAGGCAATGAGCAGGAGGGCCAGCGCCCACCGGCGCAGGGGCCACCGCAGCGGCCAGGTGGCCAGGAGGACCGCCGCCGTTCCGTAGGTCATCCACGGCAGCGCGGCGAGCAGGAGCAGGCCGCCCATGTCCACGCGGCTCTGGGACAACACGATGGCGCCCATCGCCGCCGCCGCGAGCACGGCCCCGGCCAGCCGGTCCCGCCAGGGGGTCCGGCTGAGCGTCACCCACCAGAGCAGGGCGAGGATGGCCGCCGCGCCCGGTGCAACGCCGAAACCGGCGGCGCTGTGGAGGTTCGTCGTGCCCCAGCGGGAGAACCCGAAGACCACCACGGCCTGCACGGCGCAGACAATGAAAAGCGGCCACACGCGGGGGCGCGTTTCCGGCGCGGGGGACAGCTCGGGCGTGTCGGTCATGGTCGCGGCTCCGTCGGCCAATGTCCGGCGCGGCCCGTCCGCCGCGCCCGGCCGCGCAAAGCATGGCATACCCGGTGTCCGCAGTCAACCCGGCGGGAACGGCCCGCAACGTAGACGCGGCATCCTGCCGCGTTCTTTGGGCCAACGAAAACCCCAGGAACGCGGCAGGATGCCGCGTCTACGTTTTCGGCCACACCGCAGACATGCCTTCATGGATGCGAGATGGACCGTGGAGGAACCGGCCTTTTCATTTTGTCCAATGTCCTGCATCCCTCCGGGATGCCGAATGTGCATTCAGCATGGATTCACAAGCCGCATTGCCCCTCAAGCGCCTTGATGGTCTGTCTTTATCCGGCGATCACGGCGGCCGCTTGCCCGGCCCCGGGGAGTTGTGTATCATGGCGTCACCCAACCAAGGAGGTCCGGCCATGTGCTGCCATTGCATCAACCGCAGGGAATTTCTGGGGGTGACCACGGCGATGACTCTGGCCGCGGCCATGGGCGCGTCGGCGAAGGGCGCCGCCGCGTGGTCCGACGGCTATTGGGACCCCACAAAGCCCCTGTACACCCAGGGCCGCACCCTTCGCGTGCAGCCGGTGCTCATGTACCGCGTGCCCGTGAAGCGCGAGATGACCTCCTACAAGTCCTGGGGCGGCGTCCAGAGCGACGAGGCGGCCGCCGAAGAGACCGCGCGCATCATGGAGGAGCTGAGCGGCCTTGCCGCCACCGGCGGATTCCCCATGGAGGTGCTGCCGGTCATCCGGGTGAAGACGAAGGAGGAGGCCGCCGCCATTGACCCGAAGGCGTCGGACGCCACCATCGTCTACCCCGCCACGGGCGGCGGCGAGACGCTGAACGCGTGCATCCCCGACCGGGGCGCGGTGATCTTCGCGCGGCACAAATCCGGCCCGGTCTACTACTGGTACGAGGCCCTCAGCACGAAGTACCTGGCGTCGGACAAGGACGCGGAAAAGACGGAAAAGCGCGCGTCGGTCCAGGACGTGGTCATTGACGATCTGGAGGAGCTGCGGTGGCGCCTGCGCGCCCTCTACGCCGTCCACAACTTCCTCGGCTGCCGCATTGTCGCCCTGGGCGGCCCGGCGGGCAAGTACGCCGGCGAGGCCCCGGAGGTCGCGCGCGACAAGTGGGGCATGGACCTCGTGGACTATTCCTATGACGACCTGTCCAAGCGGATCAACTCCGCCCTCGCGGATCCGGCGGCCGTCGCCCTGGCCGAGAAGTGGACCGACACCTTCCTCGCCCTGCCCGGCACGACCCTGGAGACGGAGCGCACCTTCGTTGTGAACGCCTTCCTGCTCTACGCCCTGTTCAAGGACATCCTGGCGGAGCACGACGCCAGCGTCTTCACCATCAAGGAGTGCATGAGCACCATCCTGCCCATGTCGAAGACCACCGCGTGCCTCTCCCTCGGCCTGATGAACGACGAGGGCCTCACGGCCTTCTGCGAGTCCGACTTCGTCGTCGTGCCCGCCGGCGTGCTCCTGCGCTACCTCTCCGGGCGCCCCGTGTTCATGCACAACTCCACCTTCCCCCACGACGGGGTGGTCACCTGCGCCCACTGCGCCTCGCCCCGCCGCCTCGACGGCGACACCTACGAGCCGACGCGCATCCTCACGCACTACGAGTCCGACTTCGGCGCGGCCCCCAAGGTGGACATGCCCGTCGGCCAGCTTGTCAGCTTCATTGACCCCGAATACGCCACGGGCCGCTGGGTCGGCCTCAAGGGCGAGGTGGTGGACAACCCCTTCCTCGAAATCTGCCGCAGCCAGCAGGACGTCCGCGTCCACGGCGACTGGAAGAAGCTCCTCCACGAGGTCCGCGACTCGCACTGGATGATGGCCTACGGCGACCACCTCCGCGAGGTCGGCTACGCCGCCGCAAAAATCGGCGTCACCTGGGACAACATCTCCGAGGCGTAGGCGGGGATCACGCGAAGTCGGGGCGGACGAAGTCGGTGCCGAGGACCGTGTCCAGCATGCCGAACTTCTCGTGGCGGAACTGCTCGGCGCATTCCAGGCCGGCCTCCGCGCCCACGCGCGCGCAGTGCTGGCGGATGCCCATCTCGACCAGGGGCCGGTGCGCGCCCTCCTCCAGGTTCTCCAGCATGGGCAGGTCCACGCCCAGCGCGCGGGCCTCGAGGACCAGGGCGTCCACCGTCAGCACCATCTGGCAGTCGTGCGCCAGCAGCGCCGCCACCTTCAGGTCCATCACCGCCGAAATGTCCACAAAGGTATGGGCGTTCAGCGGCGATTTGGCGAACCAGTAGGCCTCGGTGGGCATGTGGGGCGGCGCGGCGTGCTCCGGATGGAACAGCGGGTTCGATGCGAAGGCCGCAGCCTCCAGCGTGGCCATCGCCGCGGCCCGGTGGTCCGGGTGGTCCTCATAGGGGGCGAAGGGGTCCCAGCCCATCACGATGTCGGCGCGCACCTCGCGGATCATGGCCATGATCTTCCCGCGCAGCTCCCCCGGCGGCACCCGGTCCAGTTCGCCGTCCCGGTAGCCCTCCAGGCGCACCTCCTCCAGCCCGAGGATGCGGCCCGCCTCCCGCGCCTCCGCCGCCGACACCTCCACCAGCTCCGGCCCCGAGAGGCGGTACGAGCCCCGCGAGTTGTCCGTCAGGATGTACTCATAAACGGGGTAGCCGAAGTCCCGGATGAACCGGGCGACGGTCCCCGCCGCCATGAACTCCATGTCGTCCGCATGCGCGGCGACCACCAGCACCGTCTTCTTCCGCCGCTCTTCCGCCATGTCGTCTCTCCCGAAACCGCGCCCCGCGCGCGGTATGATCCCAAGATAGCACGTTTGCCCAGGCGCAGCAAGATGCGCGAAGCGCCTTGGAGTGCGGTGGCTTGCCGCCGCCTTTCTTCGCGCGGGCTTGCCCGCGCGCGGGTAAAGACCGGGGGCATCCCTTTGTCCCGAGTCCGTCGGGGCGGCCCGGTCTGAAAGGCGCAAGCAAGCTTGCGCACTCCAAGGCGCACTCCGTGCGCGTTCAGGCCCATGGGGGTCCCGCGCCCCCCGGCCTTAAACGACACGCGCCGCGCGCGGGGCTTCCCCGGGGGGCGCCCCGCGCGCGGCATGACCCCAAGATAACACGTTTGCCCAGGCACAGCAAGATGCGCGAAGCGCCTTGGAGTGCGGCAGCTTGCTGCCGCCTTTCTTCGCGCGGGCTTGCCCGCGCGCGGGGTGTTTCAAAAGACCGGGGGCATCGCTTTGTCCTGAGTCCATCGGGGCGTCCCGGTCTGAAAGGCGCAAGCAAGCTTGCGCACTCCAAGGCGCACTCCGTGCGCGTTCAGGCCCCTGGGCATCCCCGCGTTCCGGCCTTAAACGACACGCGCCGCGCGCGGGGCTTCCCCGGGGGGCGCCCCGCGCGCGGCGCGGTGATCAGCCTCAGTAAGGATCAACGCCCGTGATCATCCAGACGCCCTTCTCCTTGGCGCCCGTGAACGTGAGGGTCAGGGACCCGAAGGGGCCCGACACGTCCACCGTGTCCACCACCGCCGTGTCGCCCGTGACCGTCGTCTCGGAGTCCGTCAGGCTCACTTCCAGGCCGTCCAGGAAGCCCATGCCGTCGGCGTTCTCCAGGTAGGACAGCAGGTCCTCCTTGTTGCCGATGACCCCGCTGTCAAACTCCCCGGAAACAAAAGTCTCGAACTTCTTAAAATCCTTCGCCTTCACCGCCGCGATCCCGTCCTCCACCCGCTGCGAGATCTGTTCCGCATCCGTCATCCCCTTCGCGCCCGTGGCGCACCCCGCCATTCCCAGCGCCGCCAGCACCATGACACACACCGAAACCGCAACAAACCGCTTCATTTTCCGTCCTTTCCTGTTGTTCGTCCTGCCAGCACGCGCCCCCGCCGGAAATCCATGCCCCGGCGCCGTCTGTTGACCCGCCCCGGGGCCGGGGGGTTTCACCCCCCTCCAGAAAATCTAAGCATTCTGCGTTTTGTTCTTGACATCGTGGCTCCGGTCGCCGTATTCTTTTGCCGCCGTGCGCGGGGGCGCGGGGTGCGTCCTCCGGCGCGCGGCGGTCAAGGGCTGGCTGTTTCCGCCGTCGTGGGATGGCGGGGTGTGTCTTCATGTTTAGCGGAAAGGAGAAAACCATGTCGAGGAAAACGCTGTGTCTTCTGGGCCTGGCGCTGGTGTGCGCGGCCACGCCCGCGCTCGCGGAACTCAACCAGGTGGAGGTGGGCGGCTCGCTGCGCCTGCGCTTCAACTACATCAGCAACCAGCTCGCGGTGCCGTCGCCGACGGTGCAGCACGGGCCGCTGGCGACGCTGGGCCGCCCGATCGGCGGACCTTTCGGCCCGGCCGTGGCGAGCATCATGGACTGGGACGACGCGGGCCCGGACTATTCGGCGGTGGAGCAGCGGACGCGCCTGCACGTGAAGGCGACCTTCACGGAGGACGTGAGCGCGTTCGTCGAGTTTGACTCGTATGACGTGTGGGGCGAGGATTTCCGCTCGAACTACCTGACGGGCGCGGACGCGCGCGACGGGGACAACGCGGCGGACATCAACCTGTACCAGGCGTATGTGGACGTGAAGGGGATGTGGGGCACGCCGCTGAGCCTGCGCGTCGGCCGCCAGGAGCTGGCCTTCGGCAGCCAGTGGCTCGTGGGCCCGCGCGACTTCGCGTTCCTCTACACCGGCCTGTCCTTTGACGCCCTGCGCCTGACCTACGCGGGCGAGTCCTTCACCGTGGACGCGTGGGCGTCCAAGCTGGCGGAGAACCTGGGCTCCTTCGGCCAGGACGACGTGGACTTCTACGGCGTCTACGCCTCCTGCACGGCGGTGGAGAACCACACCTTCGACGTGTACTGGATGCTGCTCAACGACGACACGATGGGCTCCGCGGACACGCTGCTGAACACCGCCGGCGTGCGCGGCGCGGGCCGCATGGGCACCTTCGACTACGACGCCGAGGTGGCCTACCAGTTCGGGTCGGCGGACGCCTACGGCCTCATGGCCGGCGACACGGACGCGGACTTTGACAACTGGGGCGCCAAGCTGGACCTGGGCTACGCCTTCGACTGCGGGTGGACCCCGCGGGTGTTCGTGTCGGGCCGCTACTACGGCGGCGAGGACAACCGCCAGTTCGGCTCCGACGACGCGAGCGTGAACTTCAACCGCCTCTTCTCCAACGAGATCATGACGGGCTTCATTGACCTGTTCAACGACCTGTCCAACGCGTGGACCGGCCGCGTCGGCGTCATGTGCGCGCCCATGCCCAAGATCCGCACGATCCTCGCCGTCAGCTACTACGAGACCCTCAACGCCTTTGACCGGCCCGGGTTCCTGTGGTGGACCGACAGCGGCGACACGGACCTCGGCTGGGAGGTCACCCTCTTCAACGAGTACCAGTACAGCGAGGACCTTGTGTTCGAGTTCGGCTGGACCCACCTGTTCGCGGGCGACGGCCTCGCCGAGAGCAACTTCTCCGCCTGGAACGGCACCATCTCCCTGGGCGGCTCCGACGACGACGACGCGGACTACGCGTTCGCCGGCTGCCGCATCTCCTTCTAACCCCGTCTGAATCCCGCGCCCCGCGGCCCCGGAAACGGGCCGCGGGGCGCTCTTCTTTTGGGGGGGGGAGGGATACGGCCCGGGGCGGCCGCCTCGCACTGACCGCTGAAATCAACGTCATCGCGAACAGGACATCCCCCGGGATTTTCGGGTAAAGGCTTTTCCTATGACGAGTCGCAGGCAAAGAGGTCCATCTGTCTGGGGGCGTTTCCCGGGCCCGGGGCCACAGGTTTTCCCGGATGTCCGGCGAAGAGGGCCCGCAGGCCGTCCGCGGGGGCGTGGTACTTGAAGTCGGGGATGCCGAAGGGCCTTTTGGCGGCGCGCTCCACGAAGCCGGCCATCACGCGCAGGCGGCGGAGGTGGTCCCGCTCCCTGAATGCCCGGACGCGCGCCGTCCCTCAGCGGGCGGCTTTGGCCTGGTCCATGACCCAGCGGGTGAGAAGGCGGACGCCGAATCCGGTGGCGTATTTGGGGCTCAGGTGGGGGATGTGCTTCACGCCGTAGGCGACACCCGCGATGTCGAGGTGCGCCCAGGGGGTGCCGCCGACGAACTCCTTGATGAAGGCCGCGCCGGTGATCGTGCCCGCGTCGCGGCCGGGGCTGATGTTGCACAGGTCGGCGTGGTCGCCCTTGATGAGGTCGCAGTACTCGTCCCACAGGGGCAGGGGCCACAGGCGGTCGCCCGTCTCCTCGCCCGCGCCCACGAGGGACTGCACGACCTCGTCGTCGTTGCCCAGCACGCCGGCGGCGTAGTGGCCCAGGGCCACGACGCACGCGCCGGTCAGCGTGGCGAGGTCCACGACCACGTCGGGGGCGTGCTTCTCGACGGCGTAGGCGATGGCGTCGGCAAGGATGAGGCGGCCCTCGGCGTCCGTGTTGCGCACCTCGACGGTCTTGCCGTTGTACGCGCGGACGATGTCGCCGGGGGTCTGGGCGCGCGCGCCGGTCTTGTTCTCCACGGCGGGGACCACGGCGACGAGGTTGACGCGCGGGCCGAGGTGGGCGAGGGTCATCATGGCGCAGAGCACGGCGGCGGCGCCGCACATGTCGTACTTCATCTCGTGCATGCCCTGGGCGGGCTTGATGCTGACGCCGCCCGCGTCGAAGCAGACGCCCTTGCCGACGAGCATGATGGTCTTCTTCGCCCGCGCGTGGCGGTACTCCATCATCACGAGCCGGGGCTCCTCGGCGGCGCCCTTGGCCACGCCGAGCAGCGCGTTCATGCCGAGCTCCGCCATCTCGCGCGGGCCGAGGACCGTGCAGGACATGCCGCTCTCCCGCGCGACGCCCCGGGCAAACTCGGCCAGGGCGGACGGCGTGAGGTCGTTGGACGCCGTGTCGGCGAGCTGGCGCGCGCCGTTCACGCCCATGGCGATGAGCGCGGCCCGGTGCGCGTCGCGGGCGGCGCGTTCGGGGTGCGCGGCGTCGGGCACGATCAGCGTCACCGCCTCCACGGCGCCGCCGTTCTCCGGGTCGCCCTTCTTGTACACGTCGAAGCGGTACTGTGCGAGGACCAGGCCCTCGACAAAGGCGTCGGCGAGGGCCCCGGTGAGCTGGGTGGCGTCGAGGAACACATGGCGGACCCGGTGCTGCGACAGGGGCCCGGCGGCGGTGCCCGCGGCGCGGCGCGCGCCCTCGGCGGAGAACTTCGCCCGGGGCCCGACGCCCACGGCCAGCACGGCCTGCGCGCGGTCGCGCGGCGTGGGCAGGCACTGGCACTGCCCGGTCTTTCCGGTGAACACGCCCTTGGCCGACAGCGCGCAGAGCGCGGCGGCCGCGGTCTTGCCGACGGGGAGCCCGGCGGGGTCGTCGCCCTCGAAGAGGGGCGCCACGAGGCAGGTGTCCTTCTTGCCGC containing:
- a CDS encoding leucyl aminopeptidase; the protein is MKIDAIHAEAYKGGKKDTCLVAPLFEGDDPAGLPVGKTAAAALCALSAKGVFTGKTGQCQCLPTPRDRAQAVLAVGVGPRAKFSAEGARRAAGTAAGPLSQHRVRHVFLDATQLTGALADAFVEGLVLAQYRFDVYKKGDPENGGAVEAVTLIVPDAAHPERAARDAHRAALIAMGVNGARQLADTASNDLTPSALAEFARGVARESGMSCTVLGPREMAELGMNALLGVAKGAAEEPRLVMMEYRHARAKKTIMLVGKGVCFDAGGVSIKPAQGMHEMKYDMCGAAAVLCAMMTLAHLGPRVNLVAVVPAVENKTGARAQTPGDIVRAYNGKTVEVRNTDAEGRLILADAIAYAVEKHAPDVVVDLATLTGACVVALGHYAAGVLGNDDEVVQSLVGAGEETGDRLWPLPLWDEYCDLIKGDHADLCNISPGRDAGTITGAAFIKEFVGGTPWAHLDIAGVAYGVKHIPHLSPKYATGFGVRLLTRWVMDQAKAAR
- a CDS encoding sugar isomerase, which translates into the protein MCCHCINRREFLGVTTAMTLAAAMGASAKGAAAWSDGYWDPTKPLYTQGRTLRVQPVLMYRVPVKREMTSYKSWGGVQSDEAAAEETARIMEELSGLAATGGFPMEVLPVIRVKTKEEAAAIDPKASDATIVYPATGGGETLNACIPDRGAVIFARHKSGPVYYWYEALSTKYLASDKDAEKTEKRASVQDVVIDDLEELRWRLRALYAVHNFLGCRIVALGGPAGKYAGEAPEVARDKWGMDLVDYSYDDLSKRINSALADPAAVALAEKWTDTFLALPGTTLETERTFVVNAFLLYALFKDILAEHDASVFTIKECMSTILPMSKTTACLSLGLMNDEGLTAFCESDFVVVPAGVLLRYLSGRPVFMHNSTFPHDGVVTCAHCASPRRLDGDTYEPTRILTHYESDFGAAPKVDMPVGQLVSFIDPEYATGRWVGLKGEVVDNPFLEICRSQQDVRVHGDWKKLLHEVRDSHWMMAYGDHLREVGYAAAKIGVTWDNISEA
- a CDS encoding PQQ-binding-like beta-propeller repeat protein; the protein is MTDTPELSPAPETRPRVWPLFIVCAVQAVVVFGFSRWGTTNLHSAAGFGVAPGAAAILALLWWVTLSRTPWRDRLAGAVLAAAAMGAIVLSQSRVDMGGLLLLAALPWMTYGTAAVLLATWPLRWPLRRWALALLLIACAAGFCARRVDSISAGLSPVASWRWNATTAEQAGALALVTEQGRAGVPPVAGPGDWPAFRGPARDAVVAGESFSTDWAASPPKELWRVPVGAAWSSFIQVGGYLFTQEQRGPHECVTCYDAKTGAVVWQHGVEALFEDGMGVGPRATPAYADGRIHTLGCTGAVLCLDAATGGVVWQRDLRQDAGTGQPSFGMSASPLVSRDLVLFFSGGSEGKHLNAYNRATGDIVWQAGHRADGYASPHAAVVAGVTQILMVSDYGIQTFTPETGAPLWDHAWGIKTNPRCTQPVVVDGNGVFFGGTGSSGTRRLTISLSDGAWKVEEAWSSKQFRPYFNDGALHKGLYYGFDGDRLACMDPATGKRRWAGERYNGQLLLVADMDMLLVLAESGDVILLPATPEEPAEIARFHAVTGKTWNHPLLSGGKLYVRNAQEAACFELPKAGK
- a CDS encoding NERD domain-containing protein, which gives rise to MTADRKNAKTRSPLKGKPLRNPGQSLDEEITRVLDEEVSIWIVMGAFGLYLAAIEWLRWATEGAFHPVLVSFASLCFLAITAYKVSQSRKKLHNLRLGRDGERAVGQYLDMLREKGYRVFHDVIGEGFNVDHVIVSPHGVFTVETKTFSKPVGKAATVSLRDGEVLIDGLTMDRNPVEQAKAQARWVNQVLRETTGKSFSVRPVIVFPGWFVDQMPKGGSCDVWVLNPKALPTFIENEPVVLEQQDVMLATYHLCRHVRTTN
- a CDS encoding nuclear transport factor 2 family protein, whose amino-acid sequence is MKRFVAVSVCVMVLAALGMAGCATGAKGMTDAEQISQRVEDGIAAVKAKDFKKFETFVSGEFDSGVIGNKEDLLSYLENADGMGFLDGLEVSLTDSETTVTGDTAVVDTVDVSGPFGSLTLTFTGAKEKGVWMITGVDPY
- a CDS encoding PIG-L family deacetylase → MAEERRKKTVLVVAAHADDMEFMAAGTVARFIRDFGYPVYEYILTDNSRGSYRLSGPELVEVSAAEAREAGRILGLEEVRLEGYRDGELDRVPPGELRGKIMAMIREVRADIVMGWDPFAPYEDHPDHRAAAMATLEAAAFASNPLFHPEHAAPPHMPTEAYWFAKSPLNAHTFVDISAVMDLKVAALLAHDCQMVLTVDALVLEARALGVDLPMLENLEEGAHRPLVEMGIRQHCARVGAEAGLECAEQFRHEKFGMLDTVLGTDFVRPDFA
- a CDS encoding alginate export family protein, translating into MSRKTLCLLGLALVCAATPALAELNQVEVGGSLRLRFNYISNQLAVPSPTVQHGPLATLGRPIGGPFGPAVASIMDWDDAGPDYSAVEQRTRLHVKATFTEDVSAFVEFDSYDVWGEDFRSNYLTGADARDGDNAADINLYQAYVDVKGMWGTPLSLRVGRQELAFGSQWLVGPRDFAFLYTGLSFDALRLTYAGESFTVDAWASKLAENLGSFGQDDVDFYGVYASCTAVENHTFDVYWMLLNDDTMGSADTLLNTAGVRGAGRMGTFDYDAEVAYQFGSADAYGLMAGDTDADFDNWGAKLDLGYAFDCGWTPRVFVSGRYYGGEDNRQFGSDDASVNFNRLFSNEIMTGFIDLFNDLSNAWTGRVGVMCAPMPKIRTILAVSYYETLNAFDRPGFLWWTDSGDTDLGWEVTLFNEYQYSEDLVFEFGWTHLFAGDGLAESNFSAWNGTISLGGSDDDDADYAFAGCRISF